A genomic region of Papaver somniferum cultivar HN1 chromosome 7, ASM357369v1, whole genome shotgun sequence contains the following coding sequences:
- the LOC113298730 gene encoding spindle pole body component 110-like isoform X1, which produces MDIEILIRDFEGRIRTAVESSEYWKHRFLQMQNDLIQMQTKCKDFEVQAAARPKYELELLKTSQEYKTKYEQLSVEFQKKKLEWGVIEGKYQDLNISKISVENEVKEFKITCNQLETQNKHLMEELKAICQRVTGERLRIKILEDECDQYREKCSQLSGEIKGLEEERDQFREKCVQHSDETKGFKEERDQIRGKCVQLSVEIKKMEDERDQFREKCVQHSGEIKGLECGKTKLNDEIGVLKEKLKESESQSAKRLICGVELGKDLEVNKIKCRGLSTELKEKEMECVGLEDKLKNLMLVKVAVEDELNKYKTAFCEMQAKITSLERERDVMTDRERMARERNAYLEGLVKKMENDERETLRITQERNAYLEGVVKKMENDERETLRIAQERNAYLEGVVKKMENDERETLRIAYERNAYLEGLVKKMENDEKETLRMAQERNAYLEGLVKKMENDERETVVQLKTQNRDLEHGKQSAECEIETWKKRFSALETEVLRFKEQNATLRGLQNEVCQDDKYKTFMNKETCRKMDGEVNVATVDHSRMKDNMLNKTATILNSALPPNPSSLKENIREVHRSGPPFISNQSEPSEAIKDKQKNIRLDSKVESVIAVKKQLSFEREGSSREKLVLINQGTVATSSTGIIEIDDSGDEKEIDETLKSSSGNGNNLRAKKYLKRPLSAKKNEECERNFDEDVTSIPLSSTTKRSRICGSKSQDDDKIPIGKLLNLCNGDEKVERRESSSKRSFLLKQCQKKKNMVKGTSRNESATLNDSQMSRMSYQKAAKPTFANGRKNVLGEFGSNTEGEHFGGMIVKPSESADSGDSSSDSEDLGDNDFSFKQVAKIIRSRQSKWQFEADLFSSLQKDPELCMRAICALYRQQISKEKYTRGSLDSNERGFNVNDALRGTTLAEFLMDGNHEGDLKKSIKELEMFDSKALEDCKKLSMYYSTQLFSIYQSKDDPFFLPS; this is translated from the exons ATGGATATAGAGATTCTAATAAGGGATTTCGAAGGTAGAATAAGAACGGCAGTGGAAAGTAGTGAATATTGGAAGCATCGTTTCTTACAAATGCAGAATGATTTAATACAAATGCAGACAAAATGTAAGGATTTTGAGGTTCAAGCAGCCGCGAGACCGAAATATGAACTTGAACTGTTGAAAACATCGCAAGAATATAAAACTAAGTATGAGCAATTATCTGTTGAGTTtcaaaagaagaaattagagtGGGGTGTAATTGAGGGTAAGTATCAAGACCTAAATATCAGTAAGATATCTGTTGAAAACGAGGTCAAGGAGTTCAAGATTACATGCAATCAGTTAGAAACACAGAATAAGCATTTAATGGAGGAACTCAAAGCGATATGCCAAAGAGTGACTGGAGAACGACTAAGAATTAAGATTCTGGAAGATGAATGTGATCAATATAGGGAAAAGTGTTCTCAACTCAGTGGTGAGATCAAGGGTTTGGAAGAGGAAAGGGATCAATTTAGGGAAAAGTGTGTTCAACACAGTGATGAGACCAAGGGTTTCAAAGAGGAAAGGGATCAAATTAGGGGAAAATGTGTTCAGCTAAGTGTTGAGATTAAGAAAATGGAAGACGAAAGGGATCAGTTCAGGGAAAAGTGTGTTCAACACAGTGGTGAGATTAAGGGTTTGGAGTGCGGGAAGACGAAATTAAATGATGAAATTGGAGTTTTGAAGGAGAAGTTAAAGGAATCTGAGAGTCAATCAGCCAAGCGGCTGATATGTGGTGTTGAATTGGGGAAAGATCTGGAGGTTAATAAAATCAAGTGCCGTGGTCTGTCTACGGAGCTtaaggagaaggaaatggagtgtGTTGGGCTTGAGGATAAGCTGAAGAACCTAATGTTAGTGAAGGTTGCTGTAGAAGACGAGCTTAACAAGTACAAGACAGCATTCTGTGAAATGCAAGCGAAAATTACTAGTCTAGAAAGAGAGCGAGATGTTATGACTGATAGAGAGAGGATGGCTCGGGAAAGAAATGCTTACTTGGAAGGTCtagttaagaagatggaaaatgaTGAAAGGGAAACTCTGAGGATCACACAGGAAAGAAATGCTTACTTGGAAGGTGtagttaagaagatggaaaatgaTGAAAGGGAGACTTTGAGGATCGCACAGGAAAGAAATGCTTACCTGGAAGGTGtagttaagaagatggaaaatgaTGAAAGGGAGACGCTGAGGATCGCATATGAAAGAAATGCTTACTTGGAAGGTCTAGTTAAGAAGATGGAGAATGATGAAAAGGAGACTCTGAGGATGGCTCAGGAAAGAAATGCTTACTTGGAAGGTCtagttaagaagatggaaaatgaTGAAAGGGAGACTGTTGTTCAGCTTAAGACACAGAACAGGGATTTGGAGCATGGGAAACAAAGCGCAGAATGTGAAATCGAGACTTGGAAGAAGAGGTTTTCAGCGTTGGAAACAGAGGTCTTAAGGTTTAAAGAACAAAATGCAACTTTGAGAGGCTTACAGAATGAAGTTTGTCAAGATGATAAATATAAGACATTTATGAATAAAGAAACTTGCAGGAAAATGGATGGTGAGGTCAATGTTGCTACGGTGGATCACTCAAGAATGAAAGATAATATGTTGAATAAAACTGCAACTATTCTTAATTCTGCTCTTCCACCCAACCCTTCTTCactaaaagaaaatataagaGAAGTACATAGATCAG GCCCACCTTTTATCAGTAACCAATCTGAGCCTTCAGAAGCTATCAAGGATAAGCAGAAGAATATTCGGTTAGATTCTAAGGTGGAATCTGTCATTGCAGTTAAAAAGCAGCTAAGTTTTGAGAGAGAAGGGAGCTCCAGAGAAAAGCTAGTTTTGATCAATCAAGGTACTGTAGCAACGTCATCTACAGGTATTATTGAGATCGACGACAGTGGGGATGAAAAGGAGATTGATGAAACCTTGAAAAGTTCTTCAGGTAATGGAAATAATCTGAGAGCCAAGAAGTATTTAAAGAGGCCATTATCAGCTAAGAAAAATGAGGAGTGTGAAAGGAATTTCGACGAGGATGTCACTTCAATCCCATTATCTTCAACTACAAAAAGAAGTAGGATATGTGGAAGTAAGAGTCAAGATGATGACAAGATTCCAATAGGTAAGCTTCTGAATTTGTGCAATGGAGATGAGAAAGTCGAAAGACGGGAATCCTCTTCCAAGAGATCCTTTTTGCTGAAACAGtgccaaaagaagaagaatatggtgaaaGGAACATCAAGAAATGAGAGTGCAACACTAAATGATTCACAAATGAGTAGGATGTCATATCAGAAAGCAGCCAAGCCAACTTTTGCTAATGGACGAAAGAATGTGTTGGGAGAATTTGGTTCTAATACAGAAGGTGAACATTTCGGTGGGATGATTGTAAAACCCTCTGAAAGTGCAGATAGCGGAGATAGTTCTAGTGATTCAGAAGATTTAGGAGATAATGATTTTTCTTTTAAGCAGGTTGCAAAAATTATAAGATCGAGACAATCAAAATGGCAGTTTGAGGCAGACTTGTTCTCTTCATTACAAAAGGACCCTGAACTCTGTATGAGGGCTATTTGTGCTCTTTATCGACAGCAAATATCTAAAGAAAAATATACGAGGGGTTCATTGGATTCCAATGAGCGAGGCTTTAACGTGAATGATGCCCTCAG GGGAACCACTTTGGCCGAGTTTCTGATGGATGGGAACCACGAAGGTGACTTGAAGAAGTCCATAAAGGAGTTGGAGATGTTCGACTCGAAAGCACTTGAGGATTGCAAAAAACTATCTATGTACTACTCGACGCAGTTATTCAGCATATATCAGAGCAAAGATGATCCTTTCTTCCTTCCCTCCTAG
- the LOC113298730 gene encoding spindle pole body component 110-like isoform X2 — MDIEILIRDFEGRIRTAVESSEYWKHRFLQMQNDLIQMQTKCKDFEVQAAARPKYELELLKTSQEYKTKYEQLSVEFQKKKLEWGVIEGKYQDLNISKISVENEVKEFKITCNQLETQNKHLMEELKAICQRVTGERLRIKILEDECDQYREKCSQLSGEIKGLEEERDQFREKCVQHSDETKGFKEERDQIRGKCVQLSVEIKKMEDERDQFREKCVQHSGEIKGLECGKTKLNDEIGVLKEKLKESESQSAKRLICGVELGKDLEVNKIKCRGLSTELKEKEMECVGLEDKLKNLMLVKVAVEDELNKYKTAFCEMQAKITSLERERDVMTDRERMAQERNAYLEGLVKKMENDERETVVQLKTQNRDLEHGKQSAECEIETWKKRFSALETEVLRFKEQNATLRGLQNEVCQDDKYKTFMNKETCRKMDGEVNVATVDHSRMKDNMLNKTATILNSALPPNPSSLKENIREVHRSGPPFISNQSEPSEAIKDKQKNIRLDSKVESVIAVKKQLSFEREGSSREKLVLINQGTVATSSTGIIEIDDSGDEKEIDETLKSSSGNGNNLRAKKYLKRPLSAKKNEECERNFDEDVTSIPLSSTTKRSRICGSKSQDDDKIPIGKLLNLCNGDEKVERRESSSKRSFLLKQCQKKKNMVKGTSRNESATLNDSQMSRMSYQKAAKPTFANGRKNVLGEFGSNTEGEHFGGMIVKPSESADSGDSSSDSEDLGDNDFSFKQVAKIIRSRQSKWQFEADLFSSLQKDPELCMRAICALYRQQISKEKYTRGSLDSNERGFNVNDALRGTTLAEFLMDGNHEGDLKKSIKELEMFDSKALEDCKKLSMYYSTQLFSIYQSKDDPFFLPS, encoded by the exons ATGGATATAGAGATTCTAATAAGGGATTTCGAAGGTAGAATAAGAACGGCAGTGGAAAGTAGTGAATATTGGAAGCATCGTTTCTTACAAATGCAGAATGATTTAATACAAATGCAGACAAAATGTAAGGATTTTGAGGTTCAAGCAGCCGCGAGACCGAAATATGAACTTGAACTGTTGAAAACATCGCAAGAATATAAAACTAAGTATGAGCAATTATCTGTTGAGTTtcaaaagaagaaattagagtGGGGTGTAATTGAGGGTAAGTATCAAGACCTAAATATCAGTAAGATATCTGTTGAAAACGAGGTCAAGGAGTTCAAGATTACATGCAATCAGTTAGAAACACAGAATAAGCATTTAATGGAGGAACTCAAAGCGATATGCCAAAGAGTGACTGGAGAACGACTAAGAATTAAGATTCTGGAAGATGAATGTGATCAATATAGGGAAAAGTGTTCTCAACTCAGTGGTGAGATCAAGGGTTTGGAAGAGGAAAGGGATCAATTTAGGGAAAAGTGTGTTCAACACAGTGATGAGACCAAGGGTTTCAAAGAGGAAAGGGATCAAATTAGGGGAAAATGTGTTCAGCTAAGTGTTGAGATTAAGAAAATGGAAGACGAAAGGGATCAGTTCAGGGAAAAGTGTGTTCAACACAGTGGTGAGATTAAGGGTTTGGAGTGCGGGAAGACGAAATTAAATGATGAAATTGGAGTTTTGAAGGAGAAGTTAAAGGAATCTGAGAGTCAATCAGCCAAGCGGCTGATATGTGGTGTTGAATTGGGGAAAGATCTGGAGGTTAATAAAATCAAGTGCCGTGGTCTGTCTACGGAGCTtaaggagaaggaaatggagtgtGTTGGGCTTGAGGATAAGCTGAAGAACCTAATGTTAGTGAAGGTTGCTGTAGAAGACGAGCTTAACAAGTACAAGACAGCATTCTGTGAAATGCAAGCGAAAATTACTAGTCTAGAAAGAGAGCGAGATGTTATGACTGATAGAGAGAG GATGGCTCAGGAAAGAAATGCTTACTTGGAAGGTCtagttaagaagatggaaaatgaTGAAAGGGAGACTGTTGTTCAGCTTAAGACACAGAACAGGGATTTGGAGCATGGGAAACAAAGCGCAGAATGTGAAATCGAGACTTGGAAGAAGAGGTTTTCAGCGTTGGAAACAGAGGTCTTAAGGTTTAAAGAACAAAATGCAACTTTGAGAGGCTTACAGAATGAAGTTTGTCAAGATGATAAATATAAGACATTTATGAATAAAGAAACTTGCAGGAAAATGGATGGTGAGGTCAATGTTGCTACGGTGGATCACTCAAGAATGAAAGATAATATGTTGAATAAAACTGCAACTATTCTTAATTCTGCTCTTCCACCCAACCCTTCTTCactaaaagaaaatataagaGAAGTACATAGATCAG GCCCACCTTTTATCAGTAACCAATCTGAGCCTTCAGAAGCTATCAAGGATAAGCAGAAGAATATTCGGTTAGATTCTAAGGTGGAATCTGTCATTGCAGTTAAAAAGCAGCTAAGTTTTGAGAGAGAAGGGAGCTCCAGAGAAAAGCTAGTTTTGATCAATCAAGGTACTGTAGCAACGTCATCTACAGGTATTATTGAGATCGACGACAGTGGGGATGAAAAGGAGATTGATGAAACCTTGAAAAGTTCTTCAGGTAATGGAAATAATCTGAGAGCCAAGAAGTATTTAAAGAGGCCATTATCAGCTAAGAAAAATGAGGAGTGTGAAAGGAATTTCGACGAGGATGTCACTTCAATCCCATTATCTTCAACTACAAAAAGAAGTAGGATATGTGGAAGTAAGAGTCAAGATGATGACAAGATTCCAATAGGTAAGCTTCTGAATTTGTGCAATGGAGATGAGAAAGTCGAAAGACGGGAATCCTCTTCCAAGAGATCCTTTTTGCTGAAACAGtgccaaaagaagaagaatatggtgaaaGGAACATCAAGAAATGAGAGTGCAACACTAAATGATTCACAAATGAGTAGGATGTCATATCAGAAAGCAGCCAAGCCAACTTTTGCTAATGGACGAAAGAATGTGTTGGGAGAATTTGGTTCTAATACAGAAGGTGAACATTTCGGTGGGATGATTGTAAAACCCTCTGAAAGTGCAGATAGCGGAGATAGTTCTAGTGATTCAGAAGATTTAGGAGATAATGATTTTTCTTTTAAGCAGGTTGCAAAAATTATAAGATCGAGACAATCAAAATGGCAGTTTGAGGCAGACTTGTTCTCTTCATTACAAAAGGACCCTGAACTCTGTATGAGGGCTATTTGTGCTCTTTATCGACAGCAAATATCTAAAGAAAAATATACGAGGGGTTCATTGGATTCCAATGAGCGAGGCTTTAACGTGAATGATGCCCTCAG GGGAACCACTTTGGCCGAGTTTCTGATGGATGGGAACCACGAAGGTGACTTGAAGAAGTCCATAAAGGAGTTGGAGATGTTCGACTCGAAAGCACTTGAGGATTGCAAAAAACTATCTATGTACTACTCGACGCAGTTATTCAGCATATATCAGAGCAAAGATGATCCTTTCTTCCTTCCCTCCTAG